One stretch of Passer domesticus isolate bPasDom1 chromosome 2, bPasDom1.hap1, whole genome shotgun sequence DNA includes these proteins:
- the GET1 gene encoding guided entry of tail-anchored proteins factor 1 isoform X1: protein MAESGAWLLVLGAVLLCSALRILLPSCSSLISRLLQKDAEQESQMRAEIQTMKQELATISMMDEFARYARLERKINKMTDKLKTHVKARTAQLAKIKWVINIVFYILQAALMISLIWKYYSEPVTVLPSKWLAPLERLVAFPTGVAGGVGITCWLVVCNKVVAIMLHPFS, encoded by the exons ATGGCGGAGAGCGGCGCGTGGCTGCTGGTGCTCGGCGCCGTGCTCCTCTGCTCCGCGCTCAGGatcctgctgccctcctgctcctccctc ATATCCAGGCTGTTGCAGAAGGATGCAGAGCAGGAATCCCAGATGAGAGCTGAGATCCAGACCATGAAGCAGGAGCTTGCCACCATCAGCATGATGGATGAGTTTGCCAGATATGCCCGGCTGGAGAGGAAGATCAACAAAATGACTGACAAGCTCAAAACCCACG TGAAAGCACGAACTGCCCAATTAGCCAAAATAAAGTGGGTCATAAACATTGTATTCTACATATTGCAG GCTGCCCTGATGATCTCTCTGATCTGGAAGTACTACTCTGAGCCTGTCACCGTGCTTCCCAGCAAGTGGTTGGCTCCCCTGGAGCGCCTGGTGGCCTTCCCTACAGGAGTGGCAG GAGGTGTGGGAATTACCTGCTGGCTCGTGGTCTGCAATAAAGTTGTAGCTATCATGCTGCACCCCTTCAGCTGA
- the GET1 gene encoding guided entry of tail-anchored proteins factor 1 isoform X2, with the protein MRAEIQTMKQELATISMMDEFARYARLERKINKMTDKLKTHVKARTAQLAKIKWVINIVFYILQAALMISLIWKYYSEPVTVLPSKWLAPLERLVAFPTGVAGGVGITCWLVVCNKVVAIMLHPFS; encoded by the exons ATGAGAGCTGAGATCCAGACCATGAAGCAGGAGCTTGCCACCATCAGCATGATGGATGAGTTTGCCAGATATGCCCGGCTGGAGAGGAAGATCAACAAAATGACTGACAAGCTCAAAACCCACG TGAAAGCACGAACTGCCCAATTAGCCAAAATAAAGTGGGTCATAAACATTGTATTCTACATATTGCAG GCTGCCCTGATGATCTCTCTGATCTGGAAGTACTACTCTGAGCCTGTCACCGTGCTTCCCAGCAAGTGGTTGGCTCCCCTGGAGCGCCTGGTGGCCTTCCCTACAGGAGTGGCAG GAGGTGTGGGAATTACCTGCTGGCTCGTGGTCTGCAATAAAGTTGTAGCTATCATGCTGCACCCCTTCAGCTGA